Proteins from a genomic interval of Mesobacillus sp. S13:
- a CDS encoding long-chain-fatty-acid--CoA ligase, whose product MSENKVWLSKYPDSIASTITVPEKSLPQMLRESAEKYPQNNALSFYGRKVTYEQLSQTVTHFASALQNRGVEGRDRVAIMLPNCPQYVITYFGILTAGAIITQVNPMSVERELEYILNDSGAETIVVFDALYSKVKSVQASTKLRNIIVVSLQPTEHTFVPDTKFEAFLAESSGRTSVVDVNPAEDVAVLQYTGGTTGRSKGAMLTHRNLLANVLQSYEFFKHDIKPGVERSLTVIPLFHVFGMTACMNLSIYTGAEIILLPRFDLEEVLNTIKNEQPTMFPGVPTMYVAITNHPKAEEYGIGSIEICNSGSAPMPVELLKEFERKTGSKILEGYGLSEASPTTHCNPSFAERKPGSVGIGMPSTEYRVVDLATGTKDVPAGELGEVILKGPQVMKGYWNMPEETANTLRDGWLYTGDIAKVDEDGYLYIVDRKKDMIIASGYNIYPRDIEEVLYEHPAVQEAVIIGIPDEYRGEAVKAVIVLKAGKEADEDQIKEFCRENMAAYKVPNVVEFREQLPKTSVGKILRRALREEVKSR is encoded by the coding sequence ATGAGCGAGAATAAGGTCTGGCTTTCCAAGTATCCTGACTCCATTGCATCCACAATCACAGTTCCTGAAAAATCTTTGCCACAAATGCTGCGAGAATCAGCTGAGAAGTATCCTCAAAATAATGCCTTATCCTTCTATGGCAGAAAAGTCACTTATGAGCAACTATCCCAAACAGTCACACATTTTGCTTCAGCGCTGCAAAACAGAGGTGTGGAGGGTAGAGACAGGGTTGCCATCATGCTTCCAAATTGCCCTCAATACGTCATAACCTATTTTGGTATTTTGACCGCAGGTGCGATCATTACCCAGGTTAATCCAATGTCCGTTGAACGCGAACTTGAATACATCCTTAATGATTCAGGAGCAGAAACGATTGTTGTGTTTGATGCGCTTTATTCCAAGGTTAAAAGTGTTCAGGCTTCTACCAAACTAAGAAATATTATCGTTGTCAGCCTTCAGCCTACCGAACATACCTTTGTACCGGATACAAAATTTGAAGCGTTTTTAGCAGAAAGCAGCGGCAGGACATCTGTAGTTGATGTTAATCCAGCTGAAGACGTCGCTGTCCTGCAGTATACGGGCGGTACTACAGGAAGATCCAAGGGTGCGATGCTGACCCATCGGAATCTGCTCGCGAATGTACTGCAATCATATGAATTTTTCAAGCATGACATCAAACCTGGAGTGGAGCGTTCATTGACGGTCATCCCGCTGTTCCATGTATTCGGGATGACAGCATGCATGAACCTATCAATCTATACAGGAGCAGAAATCATTTTGTTGCCACGTTTCGACCTGGAAGAGGTCCTGAATACAATTAAAAATGAGCAACCCACCATGTTCCCAGGCGTTCCGACAATGTACGTCGCCATTACGAATCATCCGAAGGCAGAGGAGTATGGAATTGGCAGCATAGAAATTTGCAACAGTGGCAGCGCACCAATGCCAGTAGAGCTGCTGAAAGAATTCGAGAGAAAAACTGGATCAAAAATCCTTGAAGGTTATGGCCTATCAGAAGCCTCTCCTACTACACATTGCAATCCAAGTTTTGCGGAGAGAAAGCCTGGCAGTGTCGGTATTGGCATGCCTTCAACGGAATACAGGGTCGTCGACCTGGCAACAGGGACAAAAGACGTCCCAGCTGGAGAGCTGGGTGAAGTCATCCTCAAAGGCCCACAGGTCATGAAAGGCTACTGGAATATGCCGGAGGAGACAGCCAACACCTTAAGAGATGGATGGCTATATACAGGAGATATCGCTAAAGTTGATGAAGACGGATATCTCTATATTGTCGACAGGAAAAAAGACATGATTATCGCGAGCGGATACAATATCTATCCGCGTGATATTGAGGAAGTTTTATATGAGCACCCAGCTGTACAGGAGGCCGTTATCATTGGCATCCCGGATGAATACCGTGGCGAGGCTGTCAAAGCAGTGATCGTCCTCAAAGCAGGCAAGGAGGCGGATGAGGATCAAATAAAGGAATTTTGCCGTGAAAATATGGCCGCATACAAGGTTCCAAACGTCGTCGAATTCCGTGAACAGCTGCCGAAGACAAGTGTTGGCAAAATACTGCGAAGGGCCCTAAGAGAAGAAGTGAAGAGCAGATAA
- a CDS encoding TetR/AcrR family transcriptional regulator, with translation MKEKITAHSIKLFEKKGFSETSIQDIVDSLGVTKGSFYYYFSSKEELLMDIHLRYIDELLGRQEEILAEPSTSKQKLFDIVYMLISSIKSKGASAKIFFREMRHLSDDRLAQIVAKRDQFRLNVERLIREGIESGEFRKDLNPIIVTFGILGAANWSYQWFNPQGKVSDREVAEIFVEMILKGIEVN, from the coding sequence GTGAAAGAAAAAATTACCGCACACAGCATAAAATTATTTGAGAAGAAAGGCTTCAGTGAAACATCGATCCAGGATATCGTGGATTCTCTTGGGGTAACTAAAGGTTCTTTCTATTATTATTTTTCCAGCAAAGAAGAATTACTGATGGACATTCACCTGAGATATATTGACGAATTACTGGGCCGTCAGGAAGAAATTCTCGCCGAGCCATCAACAAGCAAGCAAAAATTATTCGATATCGTTTATATGCTGATAAGCAGCATTAAATCCAAAGGAGCATCCGCAAAAATCTTTTTCAGGGAAATGCGCCACTTAAGTGATGATCGTCTGGCCCAGATTGTCGCTAAACGCGACCAATTCAGATTGAACGTCGAACGGCTCATTCGCGAAGGGATCGAAAGCGGTGAATTCCGCAAGGATTTGAATCCAATCATTGTGACATTTGGTATACTGGGCGCTGCAAACTGGAGCTACCAGTGGTTCAATCCACAAGGGAAAGTTTCTGATCGGGAAGTGGCGGAGATTTTTGTTGAAATGATTCTGAAGGGAATCGAAGTCAACTGA
- a CDS encoding acyl-CoA thioesterase, with the protein MQEIQVQARFGETDALGHINNTSYFVYLEEARIRFFETLGYSMELNDWKFILASTKCDFVSQGYFDQLLTVKTYVSRIGSKSFQLEHDIVCSQTQQLIAKGTAIIVYYDFKNQNSEVLPDLLKEGLKSYLLPA; encoded by the coding sequence ATGCAGGAGATCCAGGTTCAAGCACGTTTTGGCGAGACAGATGCGCTGGGACATATCAACAATACCAGTTATTTTGTCTATCTGGAGGAGGCGAGGATCCGTTTTTTTGAAACATTAGGATATAGCATGGAATTGAACGATTGGAAATTCATTTTGGCTTCCACCAAATGTGATTTTGTCAGCCAGGGGTATTTCGACCAGCTATTGACTGTAAAAACTTATGTTTCAAGAATTGGTTCAAAAAGCTTCCAGCTTGAGCATGACATTGTATGCTCACAGACCCAGCAGTTGATTGCTAAAGGTACCGCAATTATTGTGTATTATGATTTTAAAAACCAGAATAGTGAGGTATTACCCGACTTGTTGAAAGAGGGGCTGAAAAGTTATTTACTGCCAGCGTAA
- a CDS encoding SDR family NAD(P)-dependent oxidoreductase, giving the protein MRFADTVVLVTGAGSGIGKAAAARFASEGAKVLLVGRTKSKLESAANEINESYKLPRAEIFPADVTDEEDIIELAEYVEEQFGELHVLVNNAGGSVHSKIMETSESDWDFVQNTNLKSVFLVSKVLGKLMADHSDEKRDFRQNRSIVNVASLSGHQAGAHIPHYSAAKAGVINFTKALALELSPFGIRVNSVSPGFVKTPLTEQGMQNEQFIKAIRKNTALKRVGKPDEIANVIAFAASPEASYMTGSDILVDGGWLIK; this is encoded by the coding sequence TTGAGATTCGCAGACACAGTGGTTCTAGTTACAGGAGCAGGGAGTGGAATCGGGAAAGCGGCCGCCGCCCGGTTTGCAAGTGAAGGAGCAAAAGTACTTTTGGTTGGACGGACGAAATCCAAACTTGAGAGCGCGGCAAACGAAATAAATGAATCATACAAGCTTCCGAGAGCTGAAATTTTCCCTGCTGACGTAACAGATGAGGAAGATATTATCGAGTTAGCTGAATATGTGGAAGAGCAATTTGGCGAATTGCATGTTCTAGTCAATAATGCCGGCGGTTCGGTCCACTCAAAAATAATGGAGACCTCGGAAAGTGATTGGGATTTTGTACAAAATACGAATCTGAAAAGCGTTTTCCTCGTTTCGAAAGTGCTTGGAAAACTCATGGCTGATCACTCAGACGAAAAAAGAGATTTCCGGCAAAACCGCTCGATCGTGAACGTGGCCAGCTTATCCGGTCACCAGGCCGGTGCGCATATCCCTCACTATAGTGCAGCAAAAGCGGGTGTCATCAATTTTACTAAAGCATTGGCTTTGGAATTGTCTCCTTTCGGGATCAGGGTCAATTCCGTATCACCTGGATTCGTGAAAACTCCGCTGACTGAGCAAGGAATGCAAAATGAACAATTTATAAAAGCAATCAGAAAAAATACAGCCTTGAAGCGAGTTGGCAAGCCCGATGAAATCGCGAATGTGATTGCATTTGCTGCTTCTCCGGAAGCTTCTTACATGACAGGTTCCGACATTCTCGTTGATGGCGGCTGGCTGATTAAATAA